In Vibrio celticus, one genomic interval encodes:
- a CDS encoding DUF3291 domain-containing protein has protein sequence MKLAQLNIALAKYPLDAPEIKEFVDNLELVNGIAESSEGFVWRLKDESGDATNIQAFDDPNMIVNMSVWDSVDSLKNFMFRTHHRDFMRRKGDWFHRLSEDTYVLWWIEEDHIPTLEEATERLEHLREIGDTPYAFTFKTNFTSSEVPKQRS, from the coding sequence ATGAAATTAGCTCAGTTGAATATCGCTCTGGCAAAATACCCGTTAGATGCGCCGGAAATAAAAGAGTTTGTCGATAACTTAGAGTTGGTTAATGGAATCGCAGAAAGCAGTGAAGGGTTCGTTTGGCGTCTGAAAGATGAATCTGGTGATGCCACCAACATCCAAGCTTTCGATGATCCTAATATGATCGTGAACATGTCGGTGTGGGACTCTGTGGATTCGTTAAAGAACTTCATGTTCCGCACACATCACCGTGATTTCATGCGCAGAAAAGGAGACTGGTTTCATCGCTTATCTGAAGATACTTATGTTCTTTGGTGGATCGAAGAAGACCATATTCCCACACTCGAAGAAGCGACAGAGCGACTTGAACACCTCAGAGAAATCGGTGATACGCCGTATGCCTTCACTTTTAAAACCAATTTTACATCATCAGAAGTGCCAAAGCAGCGTTCATAG